From the Lolium rigidum isolate FL_2022 chromosome 2, APGP_CSIRO_Lrig_0.1, whole genome shotgun sequence genome, one window contains:
- the LOC124690238 gene encoding histone-lysine N-methyltransferase, H3 lysine-9 specific SUVH5-like has protein sequence MEGGSVPVAETMTCGRSDAKHASERGANPQGFQLNPAMGKENSPPRDSKSIGFGTCGGGAATGCRKGRKALVPWRFQIGYKRTWSSSQGLNPIINNGSDGPPGTRGSSKFEDGSRQCAPATAGKRSRVQFSAAAQVQTGSASSVPKEKKITPKNRVTITRESVIASLHEFRVIYKTLLEEEKNKRREQEDGITHDDLGAFLVFRERFCVEHGDKRYEGSLPGVQVGDVFDSNKELFLVGLHRSQESCVDYIKKGRACLAVSIVSYAQHSALNHNLDFLLHVGSTAATADQKMEDISAGLENIPISAINSVSNEYPMPFSYISYMQYPINYQLEPPSGCDCVGGCLNSPKCACAVKNGGKIPFSKNGRTFGEKPLIYECGPSCKCPPTCHNRVSQRGIKFRLQVFKTKSMGWGVRTLDFIPNGSFVCEYTGELVKDEDAEKTENDEYLFNIGHNYYNVSRWDNLLKTIPSLRSGPQEGEVNDIAVDALKSGNFARFINHSCSGNLFSQNVLYDHDNKSMPHIALFADVDIPPLQPLSYDYNYTIDGVRDPQGNIKKKKCLCGSSECNGWLY, from the exons ATGGAAGGTGGGAGCGTGCCTGTTGCGGAGACTATGACGTGCGGCCGTTCTGATGCTAAGCACGCTTCCGAGAGAGGTGCCAATCCGCAGGGTTTTCAGCTCAATCCCGCTATGGGGAAGGAAAATTCACCACCGAGAGATAGCAAATCAATAGGTTTCGGTAcatgtggtggcggcgcagcaacaGGCTGCCGCAAGGGGCGTAAAGCCTTGGTGCCATGGAGATTCCAGATTGGGTACAAGCGGACGTGGTCATCATCACAGGGTTTAAACCCCATTATTAATAATGGATCTGATGGACCTCCTGGAACAAGAGGATCATCCAAGTTCGAAGATGGTTCCAGGCAGTGCGCTCCGGCAACTGCAGGTAAACGATCTCGTGTCCAATTTTCTGCTGCCGCGCAAGTTCAGACGGGATCTGCTTCTTCTGTACCCAAAGAGAAGAAGATTACTCCAAAGAACAGAGTTACCATCACCAGAGAAAGTGTCATAGCTTCTCTGCACGAGTTCAGGGTGATTTACAAAACTCTCCTGGAGGAAGAGAAGAACAAGCGTAGAGAGCAAGAAGATGGCATTACACATGATGATCTGGGGGCTTTCCTAGTCTTCAGGGAGAGGTTCTGTGTTGAACACGGTGACAAGAGGTACGAGGGTAGCCTGCCTGGAGTTCAGGTTGGCGACGTGTTTGATTCTAACAAGGAGTTGTTCCTAGTTGGTCTCCACCGTTCGCAGGAGTCGTGTGTTGATTACATCAAAAAGGGCAGGGCATGTCTGGCCGTTAGCATCGTGTCGTACGCGCAGCATTCTGCCCTAAATCACAATCTGGATTTCTTGCTGCATGTTGGATCAACGGCTGCCACCGCCGACCAGAAGATGGAAG ATATATCGGCAGGTCTCGAGAATATCCCTATATCCGCCATCAACTCCGTATCGAATGAGTACCCAATGCCATTTTCCTACATTTCATACATGCAATATCCCATAAACTATCAGCTAGAGCCTCCATCAGGCTGTGATTGCGTTGGTGGATGTTTGAACTCTCCAAAGTGTGCATGTGCTGTGAAAAATGGAGGGAAGATCCCCTTCAGCAAAAATGGTAGAACCTTTGGGGAAAAACCTCTTATTTATGAGTGCGGGCCTTCATGCAAGTGCCCTCCAACCTGTCACAACAGAGTGAGCCAACGTGGAATCAAGTTTCGCCTTCAAGTCTTCAAGACGAAATCAATGGGATGGGGAGTGCGAACCCTTGATTTTATACCCAACGGAAGCTTTGTGTGTGAATACACAGGAGAGTTAGTGAAGGATGAAGATGCTGAGAAGACGGAAAATGATGAGTACTTGTTCAATATTGGTCACAACTATTATAATGTATCTCGTTGGGACAACTTATTAAAGACTATTCCCTCGCTTCGAAGTGGTCCTCAAGAAGGTGAAGTAAATGACATTGCTGTGGATGCTCTTAAATCCGGCAACTTTGCGAGGTTCATCAACCATAGCTGCAGCGGCAACCTTTTTTCACAAAATGTGCTCTATGACCACGACAATAAGAGTATGCCTCACATCGCTCTCTTTGCTGATGTGGATATTCCTCCGCTCCAACCGCTATCATATGACTATAATTATACCATAGATGGTGTCCGTGACCCCCAAGGTaacatcaagaagaagaaatgtttATGTGGGTCATCCGAGTGCAACGGATGGTTGTACTAG